A region of Haliotis asinina isolate JCU_RB_2024 chromosome 9, JCU_Hal_asi_v2, whole genome shotgun sequence DNA encodes the following proteins:
- the LOC137296526 gene encoding A-kinase anchor protein 5-like, which yields MGFYDERWVSMTNPKNLGTIDTTTTHIKVTVVTRVPTLTTATAKFTETEEVKNIMVDRVDTTIAEIVKDTIVVMAENMTVAKVKSVVVVMAENMTVVKVKSDVVVMTDVMIAAKVKSVVVVMAENMTVAKVKSVVVVMGDIMIVAKVKSVVVVMAENMTVAKVKSVVVVMAENMTVAKVKSVVVVMTDVMIAAKVKSVVVVMAENMTVAKVKSVVVVMAENMTVAKVKSVVVVIGDVMIAAKVKSVVVVMAENMTVAKVKSVVVVIGDVMIAAKVKSVVVVMAENMTVAKVKSVVVVIGDVPIAAKVKSVVVVMAENMTVAKVKSVVVVIGDVMIAAKVKSVVVVMAENMTVAKVKSVVVVIGDVMIAAKVKSVVVVMAENMTVAKVKSVVDVMADTMIAAKVKSDVVVMAENMTVAKVKSVVVVMGDAMIAAKVKSVEVVMGDAMIVAKVRNIKDEMDTMIVPHFMKIIMNLFVDII from the exons ATGGGTTTCTATGACGAAAGATGGGTTTCTATGACGAATCCCAAGAACCTGGGTACA ATCGACACGACGACCACGCACATCAAAGTAACAGTAGTAACGAGAGTCCCGACACTCACCACAGCAACAGCAAAATTTACAGAAACAGAGGAAGTGAAGAACATCATGGTCGACAGGGTAGACACCACGATAGCAGAGATCGTGAAGGACACCATTGTCGTTATGGCAGAAAATATGACAGTGGCGAAAGTGAAGAGCGTCGTGGTCGTTATGGCAGAAAATATGACAGTAGTGAAAGTGAAGAGCGACGTGGTCGTTATGACAGACGTCATGATAGCAGCGAAAGTGAAGAGCGTCGTGGTCGTTATGGCAGAAAATATGACAGTAGCGAAAGTGAAGAGCGTCGTGGTCGTTATGGGAGACATCATGATAGTAGCGAAAGTGAAGAGCGTCGTGGTCGTTATGGCAGAAAATATGACAGTAGCGAAAGTGAAGAGCGTCGTGGTCGTTATGGCAGAAAATATGACAGTAGCGAAAGTGAAGAGCGTCGTGGTCGTAATGACAGACGTCATGATAGCAGCGAAAGTGAAGAGCGTCGTGGTCGTTATGGCAGAAAATATGACAGTAGCGAAAGTGAAGAGCGTCGTGGTCGTTATGGCAGAAAATATGACAGTAGCGAAAGTGAAGAGCGTCGTGGTCGTTATTGGAGACGTCATGATAGCAGCGAAAGTGAAGAGCGTCGTGGTCGTTATGGCAGAAAATATGACAGTAGCGAAAGTGAAGAGCGTCGTGGTCGTTATTGGAGACGTCATGATAGCAGCGAAAGTGAAGAGCGTCGTGGTCGTTATGGCAGAAAATATGACAGTAGCGAAAGTGAAGAGCGTCGTGGTCGTTATTGGAGACGTACCGATAGCAGCGAAAGTGAAGAGCGTCGTGGTCGTTATGGCAGAAAATATGACAGTAGCGAAAGTGAAGAGCGTCGTGGTCGTTATTGGAGACGTCATGATAGCAGCGAAAGTGAAGAGCGTCGTGGTCGTTATGGCAGAAAATATGACAGTAGCGAAAGTGAAGAGCGTCGTGGTCGTTATTGGAGACGTCATGATAGCAGCGAAAGTGAAGAGCGTCGTGGTCGTTATGGCAGAAAATATGACAGTAGCGAAAGTGAAGAGCGTCGTGGACGTTATGGCAGACACCATGATAGCAGCGAAAGTGAAGAGCGACGTGGTCGTTATGGCAGAAAATATGACAGTAGCGAAAGTGAAGAGCGTCGTGGTCGTTATGGGAGACGCCATGATAGCAGCGAAAGTGAAGAGCGTCGAGGTCGTTATGGGAGACGCCATGATAGTAGCGAAAGTGAGGAACATCAAGGACGAAATGGACACAATGATAGTACCGCACTTCATGAAAATCATCATGAACCTCTTCGTGGACATTATCTAG
- the LOC137295944 gene encoding uncharacterized protein — MWKVSGVVVVVVLLGIMMESDAKKPRRRKPQKPATAVPDLRSLTRNISSLWAELDKKLESRVVVHVHGDGDDSAEKQMGEDGTHVHIHLNVNDHHGGRRGHDDHFDHYEDDCDEEHHHDSHEDHAGHAHNDSHEDHDHHGHRRGCRGRKHDEYIYARCNVDMRNEPVKSGPRNNITGTIYLRQKFHGPLEILLHLRGFYLPSDHSDHAVHMHAFHVHEFGDFSNGCTSSSGHFNPLGASHGGHDSKTRHAGDWGNIACDDAGEVHMNMTDKYCDLYGPRSIIGRGLVIHETADHLGQAPTGKKKKRAGYGNACCTVARIGKVDWDMLLQHKS, encoded by the exons ATGTGGAAGGTCAGTGGGGTCGTCGTCGTCGTGGTGCTCCTTGGGATCATGATGGAGTCCGATGCCAAGAAGCCCAGGAGGAGGAAGCCACAGAAGCCAGCAACAG CTGTACCAGACCTTCGGTCACTGACGAGGAACATCTCCAGTCTATGGGCGGAACTGGACAAGAAATTGGAATCACGTGTCGTGGTCCACGTGCACGGAGATGGGGATGACTCTGCAGAAAAGCAGATGGGTGAGGATGGGACGCACGTGCATATTCACTTGAACGTGAACGACCATCATGGCGGGCGTAGAGGTCATGACGACCATTTCGACCATTACGAGGACGACTGCGATGAAGAGCATCACCATGACAGCCACGAAGATCATGCAGGTCATGCTCATAATGACAGCCACGAAGATCATGATCATCATGGGCATCGCAGGGGATGTCGAGGGAGAAAACATGACG AATACATATATGCTCGCTGTAACGTGGACATGCGCAATGAACCCGTCAAGTCCGGCCCACGGAACAACATCACCGGCACTATCTACTTAAGACAAAAG TTTCATGGGCCACTGGAGATACTGCTTCATCTGCGTGGATTCTACCTGCCAAGCGACCACAGTGACCATGCCGTTCACATGCATGCATTCCACGTGCACGAATTTGGCGACTTCAGCAACGGCTGTACATCATCCAGCGGCCACTTTAATCCCTTAGGTGCTTCTCATGGGGGTCACGATTCGAAAACAAG ACATGCCGGTGACTGGGGAAACATTGCTTGTGACGATGCTGGAGAAGTGCACATGAACATGACAGACAAGTACTGCGACCTCTACGGACCCCGTTCCATCATCGGCAGAGGCCTTGTG ATCCACGAGACTGCAGACCACCTTGGACAAGCACCTACgggcaagaagaagaagagggcAGGATATGGAAACGCATGTTGTACCGTTGCCAGGATTGGCAAGGTGGACTGGGACATGCTCCTTCAACACAAGAGCTAA